Proteins found in one Amycolatopsis umgeniensis genomic segment:
- a CDS encoding ESX secretion-associated protein EspG, with protein MANGELLTAVELDFLWESANAGELPYPLRLRSHGATVDERGALRKQTLQSLNQRRLADERGRPEPHIEDYFGALARPDLSLDCVQLNNPNTEPLLAVASLLGGQGLLTVQDQRGFHFHPIAPDGLASAIVSLLPPGTRGTEKSITLPLDGLVGASGADFLQRRQPQVDGSATSDEDRKALSRLQAQPRLRGGQFGGNARSRHGTRSRSSVLSWFDTQSGRYFTQATRGSDGRDWITIAPADPATLRQRLTELLGKIAAESSVAR; from the coding sequence ATGGCGAACGGTGAACTGCTCACCGCGGTCGAGCTGGACTTCCTGTGGGAGAGCGCGAACGCCGGAGAACTGCCGTACCCGCTGCGGCTCCGTTCGCACGGGGCGACCGTGGACGAACGCGGCGCCCTGCGGAAGCAGACGCTCCAGTCGCTGAACCAGCGTCGTCTCGCCGACGAGCGAGGGCGTCCCGAACCCCACATAGAAGACTATTTCGGCGCCCTCGCGAGGCCGGACCTGAGCCTGGACTGCGTCCAGCTCAACAACCCCAACACCGAACCGCTGCTCGCGGTCGCGTCACTGCTCGGCGGCCAAGGCCTCCTGACGGTGCAGGACCAGCGCGGATTCCACTTCCACCCCATCGCCCCGGACGGCCTCGCGAGCGCCATCGTCTCGCTGCTGCCGCCGGGCACGCGCGGCACGGAGAAGTCGATCACCCTCCCGCTGGACGGCCTCGTCGGCGCTTCGGGGGCGGACTTCCTCCAGCGCCGCCAGCCGCAGGTCGACGGCTCGGCGACGTCCGACGAGGACCGCAAGGCACTCTCGCGGCTCCAGGCACAGCCGCGGCTGCGCGGTGGCCAGTTCGGCGGCAACGCGCGAAGCAGGCACGGCACGCGGAGCCGGTCTTCGGTGCTGAGCTGGTTCGACACGCAGTCCGGCCGGTACTTCACCCAGGCCACCCGCGGCTCCGACGGCCGGGACTGGATCACCATCGCGCCCGCGGATCCGGCGACGCTGCGGCAGCGGCTCACCGAACTGCTGGGGAAGATCGCGGCGGAATCGTCTGTCGCGCGCTGA